The following DNA comes from Weissella koreensis KACC 15510.
TTTAATTATCTAAATCTTTTAATCAATGGCCCGAGCCAAACATATTTACTAAAATTACCCCAATCACAATTAGCCCCGTTCCTAAGATCGTTGGATAATTAATAGAATTATGGAATACAAAAACTGAGATTAAAGTCACTAAGACAATCCCCACTCCACTCCAAATTGCATATACAACGTTAACTGGTAGAGCTTTAACTACAATCGATAGGCAATAAAACGAGACCACGTAAGCTAACAAAGTCGCAACTGTAGGGTACATTTTTGTAAATCCATCTGTATATTTCAATAAACTGGTTCCAATTAATTCAGAAACAATTGCTAAAGCCAATAATAAATAATTCATAAATTCATCCCTCTGATTTCATATCCAATATAACTGATCAATAAAAGATGATGATTCACCACAATGTCTCCCAAGCAACATAAAAATATTTATATAACATTATTTTATAACTACCTCAAAATCAATTTTATAATATATCGATGCTCTTTGCCCATTAATGTAATTTATGTCTTCGTTAGCTCATTACTTTCTTGGATAATATTTTTGATCTCTTTTATCGTTAATTCTGTATTATTTATTAAAATGGTGGTCCAATACTTTTTATTCATATGATAACTAGGTTCTACGCCTTTTAACGTCCTTAAGCTCTCACTATGCTCGGGTAAAAGCTTAACATTCAATGATAGCTCATCATCTTTGATATAGACCATAGCTAAAATTTTATTATTTTTATGATGCTTTAAAATCGACCATTTAATCGTTGATTTTGTACCAGGCTTATTAAATGGATATGATAAATATGCATCCGTCTCAGAAATGATCATATCTATCAATTCTTGTTCTTTCATCATTATTTCCCCCATCTTTAAAAAAATTAAATTATACAATTCCCTTAGCTTGATTAAAATCCATATCCATCGGTCTGATGAATGACCAAGTTGAATGAATTACTTTCCATTCATCTGCTTCTAACTGATACACTTCAATACAATTATATTGCATGTCAATCAACGAAGTTTTTGCATACAATTGATAAGTTAGAACTGCCATATCAGCGACTGCTTGCACCCGTGGGGATTCAAAATTATATGTATCAGCAAATAATTTTCCTTCTACATTTTTTAGAACCATTTCTTTAATATCATTATATGTATCCACACGATGTTCCACAGCTCCATCAAAATAAGAAAACTGATTCTTTGACCAGATATCTAGATAACCTGATGTATCCCCTTTAAACCACTTATCCAAAGCACCTTTTTCAAGTGAAATTATTTTTTCTTCTAAATTATTTTCTTTATTCATCATAATTCTCCTATTACTTTTTAGTTTCTTAACATCTGGTGCAAACGGTGGGAATCAAATCCTATGTAGAATTAATTACCTTCCACTCTTTTGCCTCATTTTTTATCTGTCTTTTTTAATGTACATTTTATTATAAACTATAACGTAACAAGACAATCAAATGTTTATTTACAAAAATATGAATTATTTTTATTAAGCATCTCTAAATTTCAAGTAAAGAATCATGGTCGTAAATAAAAATGAGAACAATCATAACAACTGTTCCCATCAAATATATAAAACCAAACATTTTTCTAATCTTTTTCATGTTGAGTTAAATATGCAATTATTTGTTTCCGATTTAAGTACCCTAAAATTTGGGTCTTATCAGTTACAGCAACATATTCATATTCGGCTAATACAGCAAAAGTATCTCTCAATGTAGCTTGTTCATCTAAAGTCTTAATTTCACCGATAGGCTTTTCTGTTAGATACCCTTGAACAATCCCAACACGGCCGAGATAAATATCATAAATATTTTTAGCTCGACTGGCACTGAAAAAATTACGGACAAAATCATTCGTTGGATTTTGAGCAATCTGGGTCGGCGTATCAACTTGGACAATTTCACCTTTACTCATGATCCCCACTCTGTCGCCTAACTTTAAAGCTTCATTCATATCATGAGTAACAAAAACAATGGTACTATGATATTTATCATGCATTCTTATGACTAAATTTTGCAGTTGTTGCCGCGATAAGGGATCCAATGCACTAAATGGTTCATCCATTAAAACAATATCCGGTTGGGCTGCAATGGCACGTAAGATCCCAATTCTTTGCTGTTCACCACCCGATAATTCATTAGGTTTTCGATTCCAATAACTTTTTGGATCCAATCCAACATCCATTAACAATTCATGCGTAATTTCATTAATTTTACTTTTATTCATCCCCTTCATTTCAGGAATAACGGCAATATTTTGAGCAACGGTCATGGTAGGAAATAAGGCAATTTGTTGTAATACATAACCAATATCTTGTCTCAATTCACGATTAGAAAGATTAGCTATATCATTTCCATTAATTATAATCTCACCGGCATTTAGTTTCTCTAATCGGTTAATCATTTTTAAAGTTGTAGTCTTTCCGCTTCCAGATTCACCCACCAGCACGAATAATTCACCTTTATTGATAGCTAAATTCAAATCTTGAATAACGTTTTGTGCTTGATATTCTTTTTTAACATGTCTAAATTCAATTGCAATAGTCATTCTAATGTTACTCCTTTATCAAGTCATGCTGAACCAAATACTGATGTGCCACAGATGCAGCCGGCTCTTTCTTTACATTCACCGCATAGTTCATTGCTTGCATATCTTGATTCGATATTTTCCCAGCTAATTTATTCAAAGCCTTGACTACTTTAGGATGTTGATTAGCAAATTTTGTCTTCATCAAAGGGGCTCCTTGATAAGCCGGAAAGAAATTTTTATCATCTTTTAAAAGTGCTAAGTTATACTCCTTAAGTTCACTGTCAGTTGCGTAAGCATCCACCAAATTAATTCGTCCATCGTTTATCGCCTCATACCGTAACGCTGGCTCCATAGACTTAGCTGATACCTTAAAGCCATAAGCCTTTTGTAGTCCCCGCATTCCATCATCACGATCGATAAATTCTAATGTCATTCCGGGTTTTAGTAAACCATTGATTTTAGCTAAATCACTAATATTATTTAAGTTATTTTCTTTTTTAAATTTTTCAGTTACAGATAATGCATAAGTATTGTTATATTGCATTGGCTTAAGATAAGTCAACTTATCTTCTTTACTTAACATATTTTTCGCCAAATCATAAGTTTCTTGAGCCGTTTGATGTTTCGCCACTTTTCCTTTAACTAATGTTTCCAATACTGATCCACTAAATTCTGGATAGATATCAATCTGATCATTTTGTAATGCACTAAATAAGAAAGTGGTCTTCCCAAAGTTGGGTTTTAATTGGACATTCGCATGTTCATCATTGTCTTCGATTAATTCCTTATACATATTAATTAATATTTCCGGTTCTGAGCCAAGTTTCCCAGCAATTGTAATATTTTCGATGCGATTATAGTAAGTAGTATAAACACTTCCACTACCAATCAGCAAGAGCAGACTTAAAAAGGCAAGTATTGCATGAATTGGTTTAATAGACTGAAACCACCTGACCACTAAACTTAAAGTAACCGCTAAAATGGCCGACGAAACCGCCCCAATAATCAATAGCGAAGTATCATTTCTATCAATCCCTAACATAATGAAAGTACCCAACCCACCAGCACCAATCAAGGCAGCTAACGTAGCAGTTCCTATAATTAAAACTAGAGCCGTTCTAATCCCCGAAATTATTTGGGGCATTGCAATCGGCAATTCAACTTTAAATAATTTACGTGCTGATGACATTCCAAATGCATCAGCTGCCTCCTCAATTGATGGATCAATTTCTGATATACCTAAATATGTGTTTTGAAAAATAGGCAATAAAGCATAAGCAACGAGCGCTATGATCGCAGGCAACGTTCCAATTCCAACAAATGGAATTAATAATCCCAACAATGCCAACGATGGAATTGTTTGTAAAATACTAGTTAGTTGTAAAAAAAATTCTGAAAAACGTCGATGTCTGACAACCCAAATAGCTAATGGAATTGCTATTAACATAGCAATCACGAGCGCTATAATTGAAATCTGTACGTGTTGCCATAACGCCAATAATAAATCTGTCTTTCGTTCAATAATGACTTGTATTAATTTTTGCATTTTATTCCCCTAATTGATTTAAGCAATATATGAAACTATACTCGTTATATATTTAAATGTTAATATTAATTTGAAGGTATTTTGCCTTTTAACTTTAAAAAAGAAGGATATAAATTTTGCTTGATTCAACAGATCTAAATATTCTAAAAGAACTGAATAAAAATAGTCGTATAAAAACAAGTCATCTAGCGCAAAAAATACACCTAACTCCACCCGCCGTTAGCGAAAGAATTAGGAAACTTGAAGAAACTGGGGTTATTGAACGTTACCGAATCGAAGTTAATTTAGAGAAAATGGGATTTTCTCGACAGATATTTATTGAAGTTACTATGGATACCCCCAATTCCGATATGTATCTTAAGCTTATTCATAGATATAGAAATTCTATATTGCATCATTATAAAATAACCGGAGACAGTAATTATTTAATTGAAGGTGCTTTTTACACAAAAGTTGACTTAAACAAATTCTTAAATGAGCTAGATCGCTTAGCTACATATAGAATTTCTGACGTCATTGACGAATTAATATAAAATAATCAATAAGGTGGTCTTAAAACATGAAAGCAATTGTCGTTAATCAACCAGGTGGTCCTGAAAATTTAGTCTATCAAGACGTTCCTAAGCCCAAAACAGTTCCTGGATGGTCTTTAATTAAAATCAAAGGATTCGGTATTAACCATTCTGAAATTTTTACTCGTGAGGGAAAATCCCCTTCAGTTAATTTTCCAAGAATATTAGGAATTGAATGTGTGGGGGTTATTGAAGAAACAACTGATCCGAATAGATTACCTAACCAACAAAAGGTCATTTCGATTATGGGGGAAATGGGGCGTGCCTTTGACGGAAGCTATGCCGAATACGTCCTTGTTCCAAATGAACAAATTTATCCGGTTAATACTGAACTGGCATGGGGTGAATTAGCTGCAATTCCAGAAACATATTATACAGCCTATGGTTCAATGTTAAATCTTAACATTACTGAGTCTGACGAATTACTCGTTAGAGGGGCCACCAGTGGTGTTGGAATCGCATTTTTAAATCTAATAAAAAGTAAATATCCTTCCATTAAAGTTACTGGGACTACTCGGAACCTCGATAAAAGCGCAAATTTAAAAAAAGTTGGCTTTGATCATATCATTGAAGAAAAAAATGGTGTAATTCAAGGAGACAATTCCTTTGACAAAATTCTCGAATTAATTGGCCCTGCAACTATTAAAGATAGTTTTAATCACTTAAATGAAAAAGGAATCGTATGTAGCACTGGCCAGTTAGGTGGACAATGGGATCTTAATAATTTTGATCCCATTATGGACATTCATCAAAACAGCTATCTAACAAGCTTTTATTCGAACAATGTGGATGAACATAAATTAAATGATCTTTTGAATTACATTACTAGAAACAAAGTAAATGTTAAACCGGAAAAAATTTTTAATTTAAGCGATCTTTCTAAAGCACACAGTTACCTCCAAAGTAGCCAAAGCTTTGGTAAAGTCATTGTCTTAACTGAGCAATAAATATATAACAATCAATCTAGCTAAAGGAAGATTAATACTCACAAATAAATATTCATATATGCAAAATTAAATCAAAATCAGGACAAAAAAACCGTTATACAAGCATAAATGCCTATATAACGGTTTTTAATTTACCTTTTGAAAGGTATTAAGCCTAAATGAAATTACTTAACAGTAACTTCGGCTCCAGTTTCTTCCAACTTAGCCTTTAATTCGTTAGCTTCGTCTTCTGAAACAGCTTCCTTGATAACTGAAGGTACGTTGTCAACAAGTCCCTTAGCATCCTTCAATCCCAAACCAGTAACTTCGCGGACAGCCTTGATTACTTGAACCTTAGCGTTACCTGCTGAAACCAATTCAACATTAAATTCAGTTTGTGCAGCAGCTTCGCCACCAGCAACACCAGCAGCTGCAACAGGGGCAGCAGCTGAAACACCAAATTCTTCTTCGATAGCTGAAACCAAGTCAGCCAAGTCCATGATCGTTGCTTCCTTCAATGAAGCGATGATTGAATCCTTATCAAAAGCCATGATAATAATCTCCTTTAATTTTAGCCATATTGGCATAATTTATTAGTAAGTAATATAACTTTATGGTTAAATTTACATTTAGCAAAAAGTTTAAAAGCTTTATGCTTCTGCTTCTGCCTTCGCGTCTGACACAGCCTTAACGGCATAAGCGACGTTACGAACAGGTGCTTGCAATGTTGACAACAACATTGAAAGCAATCCATCGCGGTCTGGCAAAGCGGCATACTTGTTAATGTCTTCGACACTAGCAATGTTTCCGTCAACCACACCACCCTTGATTTCAAGGGCTTCGATTTCATCAGCATACTTCTTCAAAATCCGGGCTGGAGCAATTGCATCTTCGTTTGAAAATGCAACGGCTGAAGGTCCGGCAAACAAGTCATTCAAGGCTGACAAGTCAGCAGCTTCGGCGGCACGCGTCAAAACTTTGTTCTTGATAACCTTCAACTCAACGCCTTCCTCACGTAATGACTTACGTAAGTTGTTAGATTGCTCAACAGTCAATCCACGGACGTCAACTACAACAGAAGTAGTTGCATCTTTAAACTTTGATGCAATTTCTTCTACTTTTTGTGCTTTAACAGCAATAGTTGCTTCACTCATGGTATTTGATTCCTCCTATATTAGATTTGATCCTAACTAAGAAACCCCCAACACCATAGTGCCGGGGGTTCCAATTTGCTTTCGCTCATTTTCACTTCCTCGGCAGGATATATTAAGGCCAAAAGGCCTCCGGCGTCTTAGGTAGAATCTATTTAATTCATTAGACAATATACCAGAAATATCCGGGAAATGTCAATAAACGTCTACAACTTTTTTATTACAATGATGTAATATCTAAGTTAATAGCAGGTCCAAATGTAGAAGCAATTGATACATGTTGTACATATGTTCCCTTAACAGCAGATGGGCGAGCCTTGATAACAACGTCAGAAATTGACTTGATATTTCCAGCAAGCTTGTCAGCATCAAATGAAACCTTACCAACAGGAACAGCAACGTTTCCGTCACGATCAGTACGGTAAGTAACCTTACCAGACTTAGACTCTTCAACGGCCTTAGCCACATCAAAAGTAACTGTTCCAGTCTTAGGGTTAGGCATCAATCCCTTAGGTCCAAGCACACGTCCAACACGTCCAACTTGAGCCATCATATCAGGAGTAGCGATGGCAACATCAAAGTCCAACCATCCATCAGCGATACGCTTAACTAAGTCAGCACCACCGACAACATCGGCTCCAGCTGCTTCAGCTTCTTTTGCCTTATCTCCTTGAGCGAAGACAACAACTGTTTGGTCCTTACCAGTTCCGTTAGGCAAAACTACAGCCCCACGCAATTGTTGGTCAGCTTGACGTGTATCCACGTTCAAGTTGAATGAGATTTCAACAGTTGAATCAAACTTGGCGAAGTCAATTTCCTTCACCAATGCAGCAGCTTCATCCAAGTTGTATAACTTTTCAGCTTCAACTTTTTCTGCGGCTGCTAAATACTTTTTTCCATACTTCTTAGCCATGGTAGCTATTCCTCCTTGCAAATGCGGTCAAACGGTCGTCTAAGACCTCCCGCTTGATCATGCTTAGTTTCCTAATGCGATCCGTCTGAAACGGCAATAGTAATTCTTGTGAGATAAAAAATTATCCTTCAACAACGAATCCCATTGAACGTGCAGTACCTTCGATCATGCGAACAGCTGCATCAACGTCAGCCGCGTTTAGATCTTGCATCTTAGTCTCAGCGATTTCTTTGACTTGCGCCGCAGTAACCGTTGCTACCTTCTTGGTGTTAGGTTCTCCTGAACCCTTTTCAACACCAGCAGCCTTCTTCAAAAGAACGGCAGCAGGTGGTGTCTTAGTTACGAATGTAAATGAACGATCTTCATACACTGTAATAACAACAGGAATCAAAAGACCCCCTTGATCCGCTGTACGAGCATTAAACTCTTTGGCGAACCCCATGATGTTAACACCAGCTTGTCCCAATGCAGGACCAACTGGAGGAGCAGGTGTAGCCTTACCGGCTGGAATCTGCAACTTAACAATACTTGAAACTTTCTTAGCCACGATTGTATCCTCCTTCGTGCTTGTGGTATAAAATGGCGAGTTTCGATTTCCGCCTCCCACATATACATGTCACCACGCATACAATGAGTATAATAACAAATAATCTAGATAAAAACAAGAACATCTCTATTTGTTTCTACTATAAAATAAAAAATGTTCTTTAATTACTACGCCATTCCTTCATTTAATTAAATGCATCAAGTTTATTTAATATAACCTATTATTGATGATATTTATTGTTAAATCTTAAAAAAATAATATTAAAAAGGCTGAGATCCAAAGGGTCTCAGCTTCAATTTTAAATATATTCTATACTAATATTTAACAGGTTCAACGTCCGCAAATGAAACTTGAGTGGGTGTTTCGCGTCCAAAGAAAGTTACCAAAACCGTAACTTCAGCTTTATCTTCATCAATTTCAGTGATTGGTCCCTCTTGATCAGCCATTGGTCCGGCGATAATCTTAACGTAATCACCAACAACAGCATCCAACTTTAACTTGTCATGTGATACTTCTTCTTCAGCATCTATTTCTAATGGATTTCCATTTTCATCATAACGATGCAAGAAAGTTGCAGCTTCATCCGCTGTCAAAGAAACAGGTTTAGCACCTCCACCACGTGAACCTAAGAATCCAGTAACGTTTGGTGTATTTCGCACGACATACCAAGCTTCATTGGTCATGACCATCTTCACCAAAACATAACCAGGATATTCATTTTCCATATGGGTCTTAATTTCCCCATCAGCGTCACGAACAGGCATTCCGTCTTTATCACGATCTACCACTTCTTGTTCTGGTACAATCACGCGATAAATGAAATCGGTCATATTCATTGTTTCAATACGAGATTCCAAACTAGATTTAACTTTATTTTCATACCCTGAATACGTCTGTAAGACGTACCATTCCGCTTCAACTGATTCAACCATTAGAGCCTCCATTTTTTCCAAATTAAAAACCCCCTTCATCAGAGGGCCGTTCTATATCTCAATTAGTAACTTAATTATAAGCTGTTTTAATTACTTGGACAAGAGCAAAATTCCTTGTTCTAAGAGCCAGTCAACGCCACCAAAAAATAGGGCGAAGAAAATCGATGTACCCAACACAATTCCCGTATCCCGCATATTTTCACTAAACGTTGGCCATGTCACACGGCGCATTTCTGATGCAACTGATCCTAAAAACTTCATTTTACCAATCTCCTTATCCAAATAATTTAAAACGAAACTTACATTGTTTCACGATGTAAAGTATGATGTCCACAAAATGGGCAATACTTTTTTACTTCAAGGCGTTCCATGCGTTCTGGCTTTTTAGTAACCATATAATTACGTGAAGCGCAGACGCTACATGCTAAAGCAACCTTTTTAACTCCCATGTCGTTTCCTCACTTATTCAATAGTGCAATTATTATAACATACTTATTTGATCCGATACTAACTATAAGTCACTAACAATTAAATATGGTCCTATACTATTAAACGATTTGTATTTAAATAATGAATATACCCTATTAAATTACCAAAATTATAAACATACAATAATCATTCAATCCCTTTGATCTTCTTGCGAATACGCATTAAATTTGTGCGAACTTGATTAATAGTTTGGTTCAACATTAGCGCGATTTCAGAGCCTTTATAACCTTCAACTGAAAGTTTCAGAATTTGTTGTTGAATCGGATTTAATTTAGCAGTGGTCCATTTGCTATTTAATAAATTTTCCAATATTTGAAGATACTGTTCCCGACCTAATGGTAAAATTTCCTCAACTGTTTGATTTTCTAACTGAACGATAATAGTGTTTTGATTTTGAGCCTTCGTCTTCAAACGGTAAATACGACGCCAACATGCCGTTTGAAAATACTTTGTAAACGCTCGATAATCTCCTGGCGCTAAAGCTCGAGCTGTTTTTATCAACAAAATACTAACTTCCTGACGCCAATCAGCTTCCGTTAATTCAGCTGGTCGTTGCCGAAATTGTTTCCAAATTAAGGGTCGATATAGCTGATACAATTCTAAAAAGACCGTACCATCATTAGCTTTCAATCGGTTATATTGTTCAAAAGTTATCCCTAGTTGATTCATTTAATACACCTCCACCCTCAGTATGCCAAAAACTTTGTCAGATGGGGAATAAATGTTGCCCTGCTTCACTTCTTAATCGTAAATGTTGTTACCTAAGATTTATTATATGTAAAATCAGCAAATATAATATTAGTTTTAACCATCAAATTGACCTATTAAACCCATAATAATCTCTCATCAAATCCTAAATAATCTAAATAATTTAAAATAACCCAATACGTGTCATAAAACTTTTTTAGCCATTAAAAAAATCGTCACCTCATTGATGACGATTTACATAATTCAATATTTTTACAATGGATGACGTGAATTGAAGCCACCATATATTAACAAACTTGCAGCAACTGAAGCATTCAATGATTGCACATGTCCAACCATTGGAATGGTCAACATTTCGTCAACAGACTTCTTCAAAAGTTGGGCAATCCCCTTACCTTCATTCCCAATAATCAAAGCAACCGCTCCTCGGGCATCCCATTGCCGATAATCAGTACCATTCATATCAGTTCCAAAAATCCACAAGCCACGTTCCTTCAATTGTTCCACTGTTTGAACCAAATTAGTTACTCTGGCCACGGGGACATGTTCAATTGCTCCGGTTGAAGTTTTAGCCACCGTAGCCGTTAATTGAACTGCACGACGCTTCGGAATAATTACTCCATGAACCCCAGCTGCATCAGCTGTTCGCAAGATCGATCCTAAATTATGTGGATCTTCAATTGAATCTAAGATTAAGAAGAAAGGTTGTTCCCCTGCTTCTTCCGCTTTTTTAAACAAGTCATCAATCGTTGCATAGGTGTATGCTGCAATCGATAACACAATCCCTTGGTGATTTTGTCCGTCTACTAATTCATCTAATTTTGATTTAGGGGCATCTTGAATAACTAAGCCTCGTTTTTTGGCTAAGGCAATAATTTCTTGATGTAAAGTATCAGCCAATCCAGTTTGTAACCATACTTTGTTGATCTC
Coding sequences within:
- a CDS encoding DMT family transporter, translating into MNYLLLALAIVSELIGTSLLKYTDGFTKMYPTVATLLAYVVSFYCLSIVVKALPVNVVYAIWSGVGIVLVTLISVFVFHNSINYPTILGTGLIVIGVILVNMFGSGH
- a CDS encoding MmcQ/YjbR family DNA-binding protein, whose translation is MMKEQELIDMIISETDAYLSYPFNKPGTKSTIKWSILKHHKNNKILAMVYIKDDELSLNVKLLPEHSESLRTLKGVEPSYHMNKKYWTTILINNTELTIKEIKNIIQESNELTKT
- a CDS encoding nuclear transport factor 2 family protein, yielding MNKENNLEEKIISLEKGALDKWFKGDTSGYLDIWSKNQFSYFDGAVEHRVDTYNDIKEMVLKNVEGKLFADTYNFESPRVQAVADMAVLTYQLYAKTSLIDMQYNCIEVYQLEADEWKVIHSTWSFIRPMDMDFNQAKGIV
- a CDS encoding ABC transporter ATP-binding protein, which encodes MTIAIEFRHVKKEYQAQNVIQDLNLAINKGELFVLVGESGSGKTTTLKMINRLEKLNAGEIIINGNDIANLSNRELRQDIGYVLQQIALFPTMTVAQNIAVIPEMKGMNKSKINEITHELLMDVGLDPKSYWNRKPNELSGGEQQRIGILRAIAAQPDIVLMDEPFSALDPLSRQQLQNLVIRMHDKYHSTIVFVTHDMNEALKLGDRVGIMSKGEIVQVDTPTQIAQNPTNDFVRNFFSASRAKNIYDIYLGRVGIVQGYLTEKPIGEIKTLDEQATLRDTFAVLAEYEYVAVTDKTQILGYLNRKQIIAYLTQHEKD
- a CDS encoding ABC transporter permease/substrate-binding protein; translation: MQKLIQVIIERKTDLLLALWQHVQISIIALVIAMLIAIPLAIWVVRHRRFSEFFLQLTSILQTIPSLALLGLLIPFVGIGTLPAIIALVAYALLPIFQNTYLGISEIDPSIEEAADAFGMSSARKLFKVELPIAMPQIISGIRTALVLIIGTATLAALIGAGGLGTFIMLGIDRNDTSLLIIGAVSSAILAVTLSLVVRWFQSIKPIHAILAFLSLLLLIGSGSVYTTYYNRIENITIAGKLGSEPEILINMYKELIEDNDEHANVQLKPNFGKTTFLFSALQNDQIDIYPEFSGSVLETLVKGKVAKHQTAQETYDLAKNMLSKEDKLTYLKPMQYNNTYALSVTEKFKKENNLNNISDLAKINGLLKPGMTLEFIDRDDGMRGLQKAYGFKVSAKSMEPALRYEAINDGRINLVDAYATDSELKEYNLALLKDDKNFFPAYQGAPLMKTKFANQHPKVVKALNKLAGKISNQDMQAMNYAVNVKKEPAASVAHQYLVQHDLIKE
- a CDS encoding Lrp/AsnC family transcriptional regulator, which encodes MLDSTDLNILKELNKNSRIKTSHLAQKIHLTPPAVSERIRKLEETGVIERYRIEVNLEKMGFSRQIFIEVTMDTPNSDMYLKLIHRYRNSILHHYKITGDSNYLIEGAFYTKVDLNKFLNELDRLATYRISDVIDELI
- a CDS encoding zinc-binding alcohol dehydrogenase family protein, coding for MKAIVVNQPGGPENLVYQDVPKPKTVPGWSLIKIKGFGINHSEIFTREGKSPSVNFPRILGIECVGVIEETTDPNRLPNQQKVISIMGEMGRAFDGSYAEYVLVPNEQIYPVNTELAWGELAAIPETYYTAYGSMLNLNITESDELLVRGATSGVGIAFLNLIKSKYPSIKVTGTTRNLDKSANLKKVGFDHIIEEKNGVIQGDNSFDKILELIGPATIKDSFNHLNEKGIVCSTGQLGGQWDLNNFDPIMDIHQNSYLTSFYSNNVDEHKLNDLLNYITRNKVNVKPEKIFNLSDLSKAHSYLQSSQSFGKVIVLTEQ
- the rplL gene encoding 50S ribosomal protein L7/L12; translated protein: MAFDKDSIIASLKEATIMDLADLVSAIEEEFGVSAAAPVAAAGVAGGEAAAQTEFNVELVSAGNAKVQVIKAVREVTGLGLKDAKGLVDNVPSVIKEAVSEDEANELKAKLEETGAEVTVK
- the rplJ gene encoding 50S ribosomal protein L10 encodes the protein MSEATIAVKAQKVEEIASKFKDATTSVVVDVRGLTVEQSNNLRKSLREEGVELKVIKNKVLTRAAEAADLSALNDLFAGPSAVAFSNEDAIAPARILKKYADEIEALEIKGGVVDGNIASVEDINKYAALPDRDGLLSMLLSTLQAPVRNVAYAVKAVSDAKAEAEA
- the rplA gene encoding 50S ribosomal protein L1; this encodes MAKKYGKKYLAAAEKVEAEKLYNLDEAAALVKEIDFAKFDSTVEISFNLNVDTRQADQQLRGAVVLPNGTGKDQTVVVFAQGDKAKEAEAAGADVVGGADLVKRIADGWLDFDVAIATPDMMAQVGRVGRVLGPKGLMPNPKTGTVTFDVAKAVEESKSGKVTYRTDRDGNVAVPVGKVSFDADKLAGNIKSISDVVIKARPSAVKGTYVQHVSIASTFGPAINLDITSL
- the rplK gene encoding 50S ribosomal protein L11; this translates as MAKKVSSIVKLQIPAGKATPAPPVGPALGQAGVNIMGFAKEFNARTADQGGLLIPVVITVYEDRSFTFVTKTPPAAVLLKKAAGVEKGSGEPNTKKVATVTAAQVKEIAETKMQDLNAADVDAAVRMIEGTARSMGFVVEG
- the nusG gene encoding transcription termination/antitermination protein NusG; this encodes MVESVEAEWYVLQTYSGYENKVKSSLESRIETMNMTDFIYRVIVPEQEVVDRDKDGMPVRDADGEIKTHMENEYPGYVLVKMVMTNEAWYVVRNTPNVTGFLGSRGGGAKPVSLTADEAATFLHRYDENGNPLEIDAEEEVSHDKLKLDAVVGDYVKIIAGPMADQEGPITEIDEDKAEVTVLVTFFGRETPTQVSFADVEPVKY
- the secE gene encoding preprotein translocase subunit SecE, giving the protein MKFLGSVASEMRRVTWPTFSENMRDTGIVLGTSIFFALFFGGVDWLLEQGILLLSK
- the rpmG gene encoding 50S ribosomal protein L33 — its product is MGVKKVALACSVCASRNYMVTKKPERMERLEVKKYCPFCGHHTLHRETM
- a CDS encoding RNA polymerase sigma factor, which translates into the protein MNQLGITFEQYNRLKANDGTVFLELYQLYRPLIWKQFRQRPAELTEADWRQEVSILLIKTARALAPGDYRAFTKYFQTACWRRIYRLKTKAQNQNTIIVQLENQTVEEILPLGREQYLQILENLLNSKWTTAKLNPIQQQILKLSVEGYKGSEIALMLNQTINQVRTNLMRIRKKIKGIE
- the rlmB gene encoding 23S rRNA (guanosine(2251)-2'-O)-methyltransferase RlmB, translating into MSAPIDDTIEFVYGHHASVEALKGTTEINKVWLQTGLADTLHQEIIALAKKRGLVIQDAPKSKLDELVDGQNHQGIVLSIAAYTYATIDDLFKKAEEAGEQPFFLILDSIEDPHNLGSILRTADAAGVHGVIIPKRRAVQLTATVAKTSTGAIEHVPVARVTNLVQTVEQLKERGLWIFGTDMNGTDYRQWDARGAVALIIGNEGKGIAQLLKKSVDEMLTIPMVGHVQSLNASVAASLLIYGGFNSRHPL